One window from the genome of Sesamum indicum cultivar Zhongzhi No. 13 linkage group LG15, S_indicum_v1.0, whole genome shotgun sequence encodes:
- the LOC105177872 gene encoding probable beta-D-xylosidase 6 (The sequence of the model RefSeq protein was modified relative to this genomic sequence to represent the inferred CDS: added 43 bases not found in genome assembly) — SLVPYAIQTRIPAPNSSIRAARPTTAHTPSVTLLSPPKPEPCPLSPSSLSKKRSSSSPTTPHHSSYPFCNSSLXSESLHGIASNGPGVSFNGTVKAATSFPQVILTAAAFNRSLWAAVASAIAVEAKAMHSVGQAGLTFWAPNINIFRDPRWGRGQETPGEDPMVASAYAIEYVRAFQGQYYRSAARRDRYKYGLQRRVLRDDNDADDRLMLSACCKHFTAYDLEKWGQFTRYNFNAVVTDQDMADTYQAPFRSCIQQGNASCLMCSYNAVNGVPACANHNLLQKVRTDWNFRGYITSDCDAVATIYEDQKYTKTPEDAVAAALKAGTDINCGTYMLRHMMSAIEKGKVSEEDIDRALLNLFTVQIRLGLFDGESTRNQFRDLGPEDVCTSENRKLALEAARQGIVLLKNEQNFLPLDVHAISSLAVIGPLANSTNLGGGYTGVPCNPRSILEGLQEYVNNIHHAAGCPDIPCNSTTDFAEALSVAKRAEYVIIVAGLDLSQETEDHDRYSLLLPGHQMALVTAVAAVSRKPLILVLTGGGPIDVSFAVGDPHIGSILWIGYPGETGGKALSDIIFGHYNPGGRLPMTWYPESFTSVPMSDMNMRADPSRNYPGRTYRFYVGERIYGFGYGLSYTSFTYTLLSAPTKLSLRESIDAKRWSSMLYQRGNKLEYVHVDELPYCSSLRFQLKMSITNNGDIDGSEVVLLFSKASKILNGSPERQLIGFERIHVLLHETAETSFEVDPCEHLSFADEQGNKILPTGDHIIISQNIEHVVSIET; from the exons TCACTTGTACCTTATGCTATCCAAACCAGAATTCCGGCCCCCAACTCCAGTATCCGTGCCGCCCGCCCCACCACAGCTCATACCCCTTCTGTAACTCTTCTCTCCCCGCCAAAACCAGAGCCCTGTCCCTTGTCTCCTTCCTCACTCTCGAAGAAAAGATCCAGCAGCTCTCCAACAACGCC GAATCCCTCCATGGAATCGCCTCCAATGGCCCAGGCGTTTCCTTCAACGGCACTGTCAAAGCTGCCACCAGCTTCCCCCAAGTCATCCTCACCGCTGCTGCCTTCAACCGCAGCTTGTGGGCTGCGGTTGCTTCTGCCATTGCAGTGGAGGCCAAGGCGATGCATAGTGTGGGGCAAGCTGGGTTGACTTTTTGGGCGccgaatattaatatttttagggaCCCCAGATGGGGGAGAGGGCAGGAGACGCCGGGGGAGGATCCCATGGTGGCGTCGGCTTATGCTATAGAGTATGTCAGAGCTTTTCAGGGTCAGTATTACAGGTCAGCTGCGAGGAGAGACAGATACAAATATGGGTTGCAGAGAAGGGTGTTGAGAGATGATAATGATGCTGATGATAGATTAATGTTGTCTGCTTGCTGCAAGCATTTCACTGCTTATGATTTGGAGAAATGGGGGCAGTTCACAAGATATAATTTCAATGCCGTG GTCACTGATCAGGATATGGCAGATACATATCAAGCACCATTCAGAAGTTGCATCCAGCAGGGTAATGCCAGCTGCTTGATGTGTTCATACAATGCTGTTAACGGGGTACCAGCATGTGCCAATCACAATCTCTTACAAAAAGTTCGAACTGATTGGAATTTCAGAGG ATACATCACCTCTGACTGTGATGCTGTGGCTACAATTTATGAAGACCAGAAGTATACAAAAACACCAGAGGATGCAGTTGCAGCTGCTCTCAAAGCAG GAACGGACATAAATTGTGGAACTTATATGTTGCGGCATATGATGTCTGCAATTGAGAAAGGGAAGGTGTCGGAAGAAGATATAGATAGAGCGCTACTCAATCTGTTCACTGTTCAGATTCGGCTTGGACTCTTTGATGGAGAGTCTACGAGAAATCAGTTCAGAGACTTGGGACCTGAAGATGTATGTACTTCAGAGAACAGGAAATTGGCTCTTGAAGCAGCAAGGCAGGGTATTGTTCTTcttaaaaatgagcaaaatttCCTGCCCTTGGATGTGCATGCTATCTCTTCACTAGCCGTTATTGGTCCATTGGCTAATTCAACCAATCTGGGTGGTGGCTATACAG GAGTTCCATGCAACCCAAGGAGCATCCTCGAAGGACTTCAAGAATATGTAAACAATATACATCATGCTGCTGGTTGCCCAGACATACCTTGCAACTCAACCACTGATTTTGCTGAAGCTTTATCTGTTGCTAAACGAGCTGAGTATGTTATTATTGTGGCTGGCCTGGATTTATCTCAAGAAACTGAGGATCATGACAGATATAGCCTACTCTTACCAGGGCATCAGATGGCACTTGTTACTGCTGTTGCTGCTGTAAGTAGGAAACCACTGATATTAGTTCTTACTGGTGGTGGACCAATCGATGTGTCGTTTGCTGTTGGCGACCCGCACATTGGTAGCATTCTTTGGATTGGTTATCCTGGGGAGACTGGTGGGAAAGCACTTTCAGACATCATTTTTGGACACTATAATCCAG GCGGAAGACTACCCATGACTTGGTATCCCGAGTCATTCACCAGCGTGCCGATGAGTGACATGAACATGCGAGCTGATCCTTCTCGCAATTATCCGGGAAGGACTTATAGGTTTTATGTAGGAGAGAGAATATATGGGTTTGGATATGGGCTAAGTTACACAAGTTTCACATATACACTTTTATCAGCACCAACAAAATTGAGTTTACGGGAATCAATCGACGCTAAACGATGGAGCAGCATGCTTTACCAGAGAGGCAACAAACTCGAGTATGTACATGTCGACGAGTTGCCATATTGCAGTTCATTGAGGTTCCAATTGAAGATGTCTATAACGAACAATGGAGATATAGATGGAAGTGAAGTTGTGCTTCTGTTTTCAAAAGCATCAAAAATTCTGAATGGTTCTCCAGAAAGGCAGCTAATTGGATTTGAACGTATACACGTATTACTGCATGAAACTGCTGAAACTAGCTTTGAGGTAGATCCCTGTGAGCATCTGAGCTTTGCAGATGAGCAGGGGAATAAGATATTGCCTACGGGTGATCacattataatatcacaaaacATAGAGCATGTTGTTTCCATCGAGACATGA
- the LOC105178335 gene encoding uncharacterized protein LOC105178335, with protein sequence MERHNSNLNNGSKVKLLCSYGGKILSRQKDHQLTYVGGDTKILAVDRTAKFSEIAAKLNSLCNRNDSSEISLKYQLPGEDLDALVSLIDDDDVEHMMVEYERMQRISTKPTRLRIFIFDISGPPVPPMKSGVKESVPVTPPNPDYLFGFDKEYQPSIGPPLDLLQIPGMVLPENYGLVPYEGKTGITESHVTSVSVNGAAATTAAAQEIYRVPAMVNGGVHQSVLYAYGIGPAMGRGNLEQPAYNIIPVMASVPEQRMMIPAGSSLEVKVNQRNF encoded by the coding sequence ATGGAGAGGCACAACTCCAACCTCAACAATGGCAGCAAGGTTAAACTCTTGTGTAGTTATGGCGGGAAGATTCTGTCACGGCAGAAGGACCACCAACTTACCTACGTCGGCGGCGACACCAAAATCCTCGCCGTCGATCGCACCGCCAAATTCTCCGAAATCGCCGCCAAGCTCAATTCCCTCTGCAACAGAAACGACAGTTCCGAGATTTCCCTCAAATACCAGTTGCCCGGCGAGGACCTGGACGCTCTGGTTTCCTTGATCGACGACGATGATGTGGAGCACATGATGGTAGAGTACGAACGCATGCAGAGGATCTCCACCAAGCCCACCAGGCTCCGCATCTTCATCTTTGATATCTCTGGCCCACCCGTCCCGCCGATGAAATCGGGAGTCAAAGAGTCCGTTCCGGTTACGCCTCCGAACCCGGATTACTTATTCGGGTTTGACAAGGAGTATCAGCCTAGCATTGGGCCCCCGCTGGATCTTTTGCAGATCCCGGGTATGGTCCTCCCGGAGAATTATGGGTTGGTTCCATATGAGGGAAAGACGGGAATCACTGAAAGCCACGTAACTAGTGTAAGCGTGAACGGTGCCGCGGCAACCACGGCGGCGGCACAGGAGATTTATCGAGTTCCGGCAATGGTAAACGGAGGAGTACATCAGAGTGTGCTTTACGCATATGGAATCGGGCCGGCGATGGGTCGCGGCAACCTTGAACAGCCGGCATACAATATTATTCCGGTAATGGCATCTGTTCCGGAGCAGAGAATGATGATCCCGGCGGGGAGTAGTCTGGAGGTGAAGGTTAATCAACGTAATTTTTGA
- the LOC105177873 gene encoding glycine-rich domain-containing protein 1-like: MESQQELEWEEAQSIEINVDLVSAAKRQLKFLAAVDRNRWLYEGPGLDRAIYRYNAYWLPLLAKHSESQLLEGPLVVPLDCEWVWHCHRLNPGRYKQDCEEFYGRILDNQNVVSSLEGSSRKATEEIWGTLFPGEPYELDVEIVLQGNVCGQRVLVQKHTKYDLVSAAQRQSPFFYQVSRTHMNDNRYIQGAVARYKGFLHLIKRNKEKGIKSFSVPTYDIDLIWHTHQLHPASYCKDLLKIMGKILDHDDTDSDRTKGQKLDVGFSATTKTFEEMYGSRYWRAGAMYRGSAPSPVRPTPYWGIVTKEVPTSNENQKIILPTMKVMEVMMEFVSVRNLPEGHKGSLFVSFSKTQPDEIFNAKRSLTIFSESGEKQVATFQCQPTGSLLFELMSFSPSSLPVPKSSKSIGTTSISLEDFMSPDSDLIVEKWLDLVPSSNILASKPIGLRVAISVTIPIPAPYVLHMIHSRPFSKSSCLFPLPMRVQFAKSWSSVIDEAGKLVLSLQMRDLRKSKGKKECRRRVVVGITESGETCTLAESADSEWSMVNSPWSLKLPNIDNDDGHILELTGPQTVRLFPGGRLDYESRRCEKHKSERQLENHLITAVEFSAEDPYGRAVALLDLKSGTVKVKENWFLLPGVILAFILGNIWRKQGYNSLILGSKSLKKKELPNEEVDCPAAGSETNLAPGQKEPDVKAESAKENAYIPANGAHSAGGCGGGCGSGYGNGIRTAESGGCGGCGGSGCGNMAKCGGCGGSGGCGGRGGGGGRGNMAKCGGCGGGCGGTGGCGGSCGKTAKCGGCGGGGGCGGGCGNKLANTNSVGDGCINGHPNEVVVA, from the exons ATGGAGAGTCAGCAGGAGTTGGAATGGGAAGAAGCACAGAGCATTGAGATAAATGTAGACCTTGTTTCTGCAGCAAAAAGACAGCTCAAGTTTCTTGCTGCTGTTGACCGAAACCGTTGGTTGTATGAAGGCCCGGGTCTAGATAGGGCCATTTACAG GTATAATGCTTATTGGCTTCCCTTGCTGGCAAAACATTCTGAATCCCAACTTCTTGAAGGCCCATTGGTGGTCCCTTTAGATTGTGAATGGGTTTGGCACTGTCACAGACTCAATCCA GGCCGATACAAACAAGATTGTGAGGAGTTCTATGGGAGAATTCTCGACAATCAGAATGTTGTTTCTTCTTTGGAAGGAAGTTCAAGAAAGGCAACTGAAGAAATTTGGGGAACATTATTTCCAGGTGAACCCTATGAATTGGATGTGGAAATTGTTCTTCAAGGTAATGTGTGTGGACAAAGAGTACTGGTGCAGAAACACACCAAATATGATTTGGTCTCAGCTGCTCAGAGACAAAGTCCATTCTTTTATCAG GTTTCCAGAACTCATATGAATGACAATCGCTATATTCAAGGAGCTGTGGCTAGGTATAAAGGATTTCTGCACTTAATCAAGAGAAACAAGGAGAAAGGCATAAAAAGCTTCTCCGTTCCAACTTATGACATTGACCTCATCTGGCACACTCACCAGTTACATCCAGCTTCTTATTGCAAAGATCTTCTGAAAATAATGGGAAAGATTTTAGATCATGATGACACTGATTCTGATAGAACCAAAGGTCAGAAACTGGATGTTGGATTTTCTGCAACCACCAAGACGTTTGAGGAGATGTATGGCTCTAGGTATTGGAGAGCTGGAGCTATGTACAGGGGTAGTGCCCCTTCACCTGTCAGGCCTACTCCTTACTGGGGCATTGTCACCAAGGAGGTGCCCACCTCTAATGAAAACCAGAAAATAATACTTCCTACAATGAAAGTTATGGAG GTCATGATGGAGTTTGTGAGTGTGAGGAATCTGCCAGAGGGACACAAGGGAAGTCTCTTTGTGTCCTTCAGTAAAACACAACCGGATGAGATCTTCAATGCAAAGAGAAGCCTTACAATTTTCTCTGAATCTGGAGAGAAACAAGTGGCCACCTTCCAGTGTCAACCTACTGGGAGCCTACTCTTTGAACTGATGTCCTTCTCGCCATCCAGTTTGCCAGTACCCAAGTCATCCAAGAGTATTGGCACCACTTCAATATCTCTGGAAGACTTCATGTCTCCAGACTCTGATCTTATAGTGGAAAAATGGCTGGACTTGGTGCCAAGTTCTAATATCCTAGCATCCAAACCGATTGGCTTACGGGTGGCAATCTCAGTTACTATACCTATCCCTGCACCTTATGTACTTCATATGATTCATTCTCGGCCATTCTCAAAAAGTTCTTGCTTGTTCCCACTACCAATGAGAGTTCAATTTGCTAAAAGTTGGTCAAGCGTCATTGACGAGGCTGGAAAGCTCGTGCTCAGCCTACAGATGAG AGATCTAAGAAAGTCAAAGGGCAAGAAAGAATGTAGAAGAAGAGTGGTGGTCGGCATCACGGAATCGGGTGAAACATGTACTCTAGCCGAGTCTGCAGATTCAGAATGGTCAATGGTAAATTCTCCATGGTCACTTAAGCTTCCAAATATAGACAATGATGATGGTCACATCTTGGAGCTGACTGGTCCTCAGACT GTGAGACTTTTTCCTGGTGGAAGGCTGGATTATGAATCAAGGCGCTGCGAGAAACATAAATCTGAGCGTCAACTTGAAAATCACCTAATTACAGCTGTAGAATTCTCTGCTGAAGACCCGTATGGAAGGGCAGTGGCATTACTTGACTTGAAGTCTGGAACTGTCAAG GTCAAAGAAAACTGGTTCCTTCTGCCTGGTGTCATACTGGCATTTATACTTGGTAACATATGGAGGAAACAAGGTTATAATAGTCTGATATTGGGCAGCAAAAGtctgaagaagaaagaacTCCCTAATGAGGAAGTTGACTGCCCTGCAGCAGGTAGTGAAACTAACCTGGCTCCTGGGCAAAAGGAACCGGATGTTAAAGCAGAATCTGCTAAAGAGAATGCTTATATACCAGCAAATGGAGCACATTCCGCTGGAGGCTGTGGTGGGGGATGTGGCAGCGGTTATGGAAATGGCATCAGGACCGCCGAATCAGGGGGATGCGGTGGATGTGGAGGCAGTGGTTGTGGAAACATGGCAAAATGTGGGGGTTGTGGGGGTTCTGGTGGATGCGGTGGTCGTGGTGGTGGCGGCGGCCGTGGGAACATGGCAAAATGCGGTGGCTGCGGTGGTGGTTGTGGCGGTACCGGTGGCTGTGGTGGTAGTTGTGGCAAAACGGCAAAATGCGGTGGCTGTGGCGGCGGCGGTGGCTGTGGTGGGGGCTGCGGCAACAAATTAGCCAATACCAACAGTGTTGGTGATGGCTGTATCAATGGACACCCAAATGAAGTGGTCGTTGCATGA
- the LOC105177875 gene encoding uncharacterized protein At4g37920, chloroplastic isoform X1, which produces MASKLSPLSSTLLTFRTESPLDSSKLPAVFPFPVFLASQNFHSPTPTKSRRTMGVLASSVSAAEAEVEVADGYTITRFCDKMIDVFLNEKPKSKDWKRYLIFREEWAKYRERFYNRCKVRADAENDSQMKQKLIDLSRKVRKIDDEMETHAELLKEIQDNPTDINAIVAKRRGDFTGDFFRHLTLLSETYDSLEDRDAVARLGARCLAAVSAFDNTLEIVGTLDTAQAKFDDILNSPSLDVACEKIKSLAKAKELDSSLILLINGAWASAKESTTMRNEVKEIMYRLYKATQSSLRSIAPKEIKLLKYLLNITDPEERFSALASAFSPGDEHDVKQSNAIYSTPKELHKWIKIMLDAYHLNKEETEIREARKMNQPVVIQRLFILKETIEEEYLERNTNTGTAVNSEDS; this is translated from the exons ATGGCCTCTAAGCTCTCACCCCTCAGCTCCACTCTCTTAACATTCCGTACAGAATCACCGCTGGATTCGTCAAAGTTACCCGCCGTATTTCCTTTCCCTGTTTTTCTGGCCTCTCAGAATTTCCACAGCCCCACACCCACTAAATCAAGAAGAACAATGG GAGTCTTGGCGAGTAGTGTGTCTGCAGCAGAAGCAGAGGTTGAGGTTGCAGATGGGTACACGATAACCCGGTTCTGCGATAAGATGATCGATGTTTTCTTGAACGAGAAACCCAAGTCTAAGGATTGGAAAAGATAcctgattttcagagaggagTGGGCCAAGTATCGGGAGAGGTTCTATAATCGGTGTAAAGTGAGGGCCGATGCTGAAAATGATTCCCAAATGAAGCAAAAGTTGATTGATTTGTCGAGGAAAGTTCGAAAG ATTGATGATGAAATGGAAACGCATGCTGAACTTCTGAAAGAGATACAAGATAATCCTACGGATATAAATGCTATTGTAGCAAAGCGACGGGGGGACTTTACCGGGGATTTCTTTCGCCATCTCACTTTGCTCTCAGAAACCTATGACAGCTTGGAGGACCGAGATG CGGTCGCCCGACTGGGGGCTAGATGCTTAGCAGCAGTCAGTGCCTTTGATAACACTCTGGAGATTGTGGGTACGTTAGACACTGCCCAGGCAAAGTTTGATGACATCTTGAATTCTCCTTCACTAGATGTGGCATGTGAGAAGATAAAAAGCCTAGCCAAGGCAAAAGAACTCGACtcttctttgattttattgataaatggtGCTTGGGCATCAGCAAAGGAATCAACTACCATGAGAAATGag GTGAAAGAGATAATGTACCGTCTATACAAGGCCACACAAAGTAGTCTGAGGAGTATTGCCCCAAAAGAAATTAAGCTCCTCAAGTATTTGCTGAACATCACAGATCCTGAAGAGCGATTCTCGGCCTTGGCTTCTGCTTTCTCCCCTGGCGATGAACATGATGTCAAACAATCTAATGCTATATACTC AACTCCGAAGGAGCTGCACAAGTGGATTAAAATCATGCTTGACGCATACCATCTCAATAAAGAAGAGACTGAAATTAGGGAAGCCAGGAAAATGAATCAACCTGTTGTCATCCAGAGACTTTTCATCCTTAAGGAAACTATTGAAGAGGAGTACTTGGAACGAAATACCAACACTGGCACAGCTGTAAACTCAGAGGACTCATGA
- the LOC105177875 gene encoding uncharacterized protein At4g37920, chloroplastic isoform X2, which produces MASKLSPLSSTLLTFRTESPLDSSKLPAVFPFPVFLASQNFHSPTPTKSRRTMGVLASSVSAAEAEVEVADGYTITRFCDKMIDVFLNEKPKSKDWKRYLIFREEWAKYRERFYNRCKVRADAENDSQMKQKLIDLSRKVRKIDDEMETHAELLKEIQDNPTDINAIVAKRRGDFTGDFFRHLTLLSETYDSLEDRDAVARLGARCLAAVSAFDNTLEIVGTLDTAQAKFDDILNSPSLDVACEKIKSLAKAKELDSSLILLINGAWASAKESTTMRNEVKEIMYRLYKATQSSLRSIAPKEIKLLKYLLNITDPEERFSALASAFSPGDEHDNSEGAAQVD; this is translated from the exons ATGGCCTCTAAGCTCTCACCCCTCAGCTCCACTCTCTTAACATTCCGTACAGAATCACCGCTGGATTCGTCAAAGTTACCCGCCGTATTTCCTTTCCCTGTTTTTCTGGCCTCTCAGAATTTCCACAGCCCCACACCCACTAAATCAAGAAGAACAATGG GAGTCTTGGCGAGTAGTGTGTCTGCAGCAGAAGCAGAGGTTGAGGTTGCAGATGGGTACACGATAACCCGGTTCTGCGATAAGATGATCGATGTTTTCTTGAACGAGAAACCCAAGTCTAAGGATTGGAAAAGATAcctgattttcagagaggagTGGGCCAAGTATCGGGAGAGGTTCTATAATCGGTGTAAAGTGAGGGCCGATGCTGAAAATGATTCCCAAATGAAGCAAAAGTTGATTGATTTGTCGAGGAAAGTTCGAAAG ATTGATGATGAAATGGAAACGCATGCTGAACTTCTGAAAGAGATACAAGATAATCCTACGGATATAAATGCTATTGTAGCAAAGCGACGGGGGGACTTTACCGGGGATTTCTTTCGCCATCTCACTTTGCTCTCAGAAACCTATGACAGCTTGGAGGACCGAGATG CGGTCGCCCGACTGGGGGCTAGATGCTTAGCAGCAGTCAGTGCCTTTGATAACACTCTGGAGATTGTGGGTACGTTAGACACTGCCCAGGCAAAGTTTGATGACATCTTGAATTCTCCTTCACTAGATGTGGCATGTGAGAAGATAAAAAGCCTAGCCAAGGCAAAAGAACTCGACtcttctttgattttattgataaatggtGCTTGGGCATCAGCAAAGGAATCAACTACCATGAGAAATGag GTGAAAGAGATAATGTACCGTCTATACAAGGCCACACAAAGTAGTCTGAGGAGTATTGCCCCAAAAGAAATTAAGCTCCTCAAGTATTTGCTGAACATCACAGATCCTGAAGAGCGATTCTCGGCCTTGGCTTCTGCTTTCTCCCCTGGCGATGAACATGAT AACTCCGAAGGAGCTGCACAAGTGGATTAA
- the LOC105177877 gene encoding nodulation receptor kinase, with protein sequence MMEGLDNVNTRLISCGIIFIFLFIQSNFAQEESISIQCCADATFKEPHTNISYISDESWYPDKRSCQDTVWSGHDNLNKARFFNGGYSSKWCYSLPTRSGVAYLIRGTFPINNLEASPPDIFFNVSVGVTEIERVNSIGKPRVEGIFRATSNYTNFCLVKGKGAAYLSKLELRSSHPDYVKRNPSSVLKLVDRADTGNLGSEIRYPVDPYDRIWRSDSYPDSTANYISSSTTYVNLTGVNSILPPLEVLQTALTHPERLEFQYKNLDAGTYNYNLYLHFLELDDSVQAGQRVFDVYINNEKRQAVDILSGGSRYSSVALDFTTNGVLNLTLVKALNSQFGPICNAYEILQDYPRNAETDLDEVDAIAKVKNELFTHNENSELLKAWSGDPCLPLPWHGLTCEPLNSASVITKMDLSLSRLAGPLPPSITELIYLKELNLSNNGFSGTVPQFPASSMLTSLDVSHNDLTGNITWSITAMPYLKTLYFGCNPHLNKNLPSSLNKSNLTTDKGMCNAHLSSRPAHGIVIGTIVGGSLLVMTIVGVCLFCLCRNKMKALQKFDAKGHMMSKNAVYSVASTETFARKSISVQNFTLEYIETATQRYQTLIGEGGFGPVYRGTLPDGQEVAVKVRSATSTQGTREFENELNLLSAIRHENLVPLIGYCCENDQQILVYPFMSNGSLQDRLYGAAAKRKTLDWPTRLSIALGAARGLTYLHTFSERCVIHRDVKSSNILLDHSMCAKVADFGFSKYAPQEGDSATSLEVRGTAGYLDPEYYSTQHLSSKSDVFSFGVVLLEIVSGREPLNISRPQSEWSLVEWAKSHIRNSKVEEIVDPSIKGGYHAEAMWRVVEVALACIEPYAAYRPCMADIVRELEDAFIIENNASEYMKSIESFGGSNRYSIERPIVIPPTPIPAEASPILLQPPPPQPR encoded by the exons ATGATGGAAGGGTTGGATAATGTAAATACAAGACTGATCAGCTGTGGCATCATCTTCATATTCCTGTTCATTCAATCTAATTTTGCACAAGAAG AATCTATTAGCATACAGTGTTGTGCTGATGCTACGTTTAAAGAACCACATACCAATATCAGTTACATATCAGATGAAAGTTGGTACCCTGACAAGAGAAGTTGCCAAGACACAGTCTGGAGTGGGCACGACAACCTGAATAAAGCAAGATTTTTTAATGGAGGATACAGCAGCAAATGGTGTTACAGTTTGCCAACAAGGAGTGGTGTTGCCTACCTAATTAGAGGAACATTTCCTATCAACAATCTGGAGGCATCTCCTCCAGACATCTTTTTCAATGTTTCGGTTGGTGTGACAGAAATAGAGAGAGTGAATTCTATAGGTAAACCGAGGGTTGAGGGAATATTCAGAGCTACCAGTAACTACACTAACTTCTGCTTAGTAAAAGGCAAAGGGGCAGCATACCTTTCGAAGCTGGAACTACGATCTTCACATCCAGATTATGTCAAAAGAAATCCTTCAAGTGTACTCAAACTTGTAGACCGGGCAGATACAGGAAACCTAGGATCTGAAATCAG GTATCCAGTTGACCCATATGATCGAATCTGGAGATCAGACTCATATCCTGATTCAACAGCTAACTACATATCATCATCCACCACCTATGTCAATTTGACCGGTGTAAACAGTATATTGCCTCCTCTTGAAGTATTGCAAACAGCTCTAACCCACCCCGAACGATTAGAGTTTCAGTACAAAAACCTTGATGCAGGGacatataattacaatctCTACCTCCACTTTCTTGAGCTTGATGACTCTGTTCAAGCTGGGCAAAGAGTGTTCGATGTATATATCAACAATGAAAAAAGGCAAGCGGTTGACATATTGTCTGGTGGTTCGCGTTACTCTTCAGTTGCTTTGGACTTCACAACAAATGGAGTCCTCAATCTGACCTTGGTCAAAGCCTTAAATTCTCAGTTTGGACCAATCTGTAATGCTTATGAGATTTTGCAGGATTATCCAAGAAATGCAGAGACAGATTTGGACGAAG TGGATGCAATTGCCAAAGTGAAGAATGAGCTATTTACCCACAATGAAAATAGTGAATTGTTGAAAGCTTGGTCGGGAGACCCTTGTCTCCCTCTTCCATGGCATGGTTTGACTTGTGAACCTCTCAATAGTGCATCTGTTATCACTAAAAT GGATTTATCCCTCAGCAGACTCGCAGGACCACTACCTCCCAGTATCACTGAGCTGATTTACCTGAAGGAATT GAACTTGAGCAACAATGGGTTCAGCGGCACAGTACCTCAGTTCCCAGCTTCATCCATGTTGACCTCACT gGATGTTAGCCACAATGATCTCACAGGAAACATTACATGGTCAATCACCGCAATGCCCTATTTGAAAACATT ATATTTTGGATGCAATCCTCACTTGAATAAAAATCTTCCTTCAAGCCTAAACAAATCAAATCTGACCACAGA CAAAGGGATGTGCAATGCCCATCTATCCTCTCGTCCAGCTCATGGAATTGTCATCGGCACAATTGTAGGTGGATCCTTGTTGGTTATGACCATTGTTGGAGTGTGTTTGTTCTGCTTGTGCAGAAACAAAATGAAGGCACTGCAAAAGTTCGATGCGAAAGGGCACATGATGTCAAAAA ATGCCGTCTACTCAGTAGCAAGCACAGAAACTTTCGCCAGAAAATCAATTTCTGTCCAGAATTTCACACTGGAGTACATAGAAACTGCAACACAAAGGTACCAAACTTTGATAGGTGAAGGTGGATTTGGACCAGTGTATCGTGGCACTCTACCTGATGGTCAAGAGGTGGCTGTGAAGGTCCGATCAGCCACCTCAACCCAAGGAACCCGTGAATTTGAAAATGAG CTGAACTTGCTCTCAGCTATTCGGCATGAAAACTTGGTCCCACTGATTGGCTATTGTTGCGAGAATGACCAACAAATTCTTGTCTATCCTTTCATGTCTAACGGCTCACTACAAGATCGcttatatg GAGCAGCAGCAAAGCGCAAAACTCTGGATTGGCCAACAAGACTTTCCATTGCTTTAGGTGCTGCAAGAG GTTTAACATATCTTCACACCTTCTCGGAGCGCTGTGTTATTCATAGAGATGTAAAATCAAGTAATATACTACTGGATCATAGCATGTGTGCAAAGGTTGCAGACTTTGGATTCTCAAAATATGCACCTCAAGAAGGGGACAGTGCCACTTCCCTAGAAGTAAGGGGTACTGCTGGATACCTGGATCCCGA GTATTATTCGACGCAGCATTTATCTTCAAAAAGTGACGTCTTTAGCTTTGGGGTTGTTTTACTGGAAATTGTAAGTGGCCGAGAACCTCTCAATATAAGCAGGCCGCAAAGTGAGTGGAGCTTGGTTGAATGG GCAAAATCTCATATAAGGAACTCAAAAGTCGAAGAAATAGTAGACCCTAGCATAAAGGGAGGCTACCATGCTGAAGCAATGTGGAGGGTCGTTGAGGTAGCTTTGGCATGTATTGAACCCTACGCGGCTTATCGTCCATGCATGGCTGACATTGTTCGTGAGCTTGAGGATGCTTtcattatagaaaataatgcaTCTGAATATATGAAATCCATTGAGAGCTTTGGAGGATCCAATCGCTACTCTATAGAGAGGCCAATTGTTATACCACCAACTCCAATTCCAGCAGAAGCATCCCCTATTCTTTTGCAACCACCTCCTCCACAGCCACGATAG